TCGCCTTTTTGCCCTCGACGTTTCCGGACGGGCTTTCTATTTTGGAGGGCATGGAATTAAAAGGTTTAAGTGTTTTAGTAACCGGTTCTGCCGGTGGACTTGGAAAATCAATGGCGCATCGTTTGGGAAAACAAGGCGCCAAAATTATATTATCCGACATTCAAAAAGAAAAACTGGATGCAACCGTTTCTGAATTTCAAAAAGAAGGAATCGAAACGATCGGTATTGTTGCCAATGTGGCAAGAGAAGAAGATAGCGTGCGTTTGATTGCAGAGTCTGTTTCTAAATTCGGAACATTGGACGTAGCTATTTTGAATGCAGGGATCTTACGCGACGGATTACTCATTCGAGTCGACAAAGAAACGGGCAAAGTCAAAGCAAAGATGGGAATCGACCAATGGCAATCCGTCATTGATGTCAACTTAACAGGTGTTTTTTTAACAGCAAGAGAAGCGGCGGCTCATATGGCTGAACAAAAGAAAGGAGTGATCATTCCTATCGCTTCGATTGCAATGCATGGCAACTCAGGTCAGACCAATTATAGTGCAGCAAAAGCAGGTGTCGCAGCAATGACTGTAACATGGTCGAAAGAACTTTCCCGTTTCGGAATCAGAGTAGCTGGAATTGCACCCGGCTTTATCGGCACGGAAATGGTTTTAAAAGATATGAATCCGGAAGCTTTGGAAAAATGGAAATCAGTGATCCCGATCGGAAGACTGGGAGAACCAGATGAAATTGCACAAACAGCTCAATTTATCATCGAAAACGATTTAGTCACCGGTGTTGTTTTGGAAATTTCCGGCGGTGTTAGGATTTAACATATTCTATATTAGAAATTATGATTCTACTCACAAAGATAACATTTTAGTTTGGGATTTGTACGATTTATACTTAATTTAGTAAATTTTTTTCCAAACTAAAAAAAAATGCGTAGTCCCTTTGCGGGTATATTCGTCATAAGAGAATATTGGAATTCGCCAAAGATGAAAATAAAAACAGAATTAACAAAACAACAATTGGATCTTGCTATCAAGGGGATCCAAGGTATCGCTCACCCCATACGACTTCTTATCCTTTACACACTTGCAAAGGAAGAAAAGTCAGTGGGTCAACTTGTAGAATTGTTAGGGACAAGCCAATCAGCTGCGTCTCAACACCTAAGCAAAATGAAAAACAATGGAATTTTGGACTCAAGAAAGTCTTCAAACCAAGTTTATTATTCTTTGAAAGACCCTAAGTTC
The nucleotide sequence above comes from Leptospira kobayashii. Encoded proteins:
- a CDS encoding SDR family NAD(P)-dependent oxidoreductase, with protein sequence MELKGLSVLVTGSAGGLGKSMAHRLGKQGAKIILSDIQKEKLDATVSEFQKEGIETIGIVANVAREEDSVRLIAESVSKFGTLDVAILNAGILRDGLLIRVDKETGKVKAKMGIDQWQSVIDVNLTGVFLTAREAAAHMAEQKKGVIIPIASIAMHGNSGQTNYSAAKAGVAAMTVTWSKELSRFGIRVAGIAPGFIGTEMVLKDMNPEALEKWKSVIPIGRLGEPDEIAQTAQFIIENDLVTGVVLEISGGVRI
- a CDS encoding ArsR/SmtB family transcription factor, with product MKIKTELTKQQLDLAIKGIQGIAHPIRLLILYTLAKEEKSVGQLVELLGTSQSAASQHLSKMKNNGILDSRKSSNQVYYSLKDPKFKELINTIVKIYKK